From the Bacteroidota bacterium genome, the window TGAGAAGTGTATTGCTTTACACACTTCTGAATTTCAACATGCAGCAAGACACATCTATGAAAGCATGGGTTTTGTAAGAACAAAGGAGCTCGGATTATTATTTGGTAAACACTACTATTTGTATACACTTCAATTGAAATAATTATGAACTTTAATTATTATAAAGCAACAGTAGCTGATGTTGAAACTTTGGTGGAAAAAAGAATTTTATTTTCACTTGAATTAGCAGGCGAACAAAGTGAAGAAGCAATTCAATTTTTAAGAAAACAAATGACCAACTATTTTGCGAAATCAATAGTTGATAACAGCTCTATTTCAATTATTGCAAAAGACAAGGATACTGTTGCAGGTATAGGCTCTATTCATTTGCGAGAAATGCCGGGTAATTTTAAAAACCCGTCGGGAAGATGGGGCTATATTATGAATATGTATACCATTCCTGAATATAGAAGAAAGGGAATTTGTAAAAACATTTTGAGAATTTTACTCGAAGAAGGTAAGAAAATAGGATTAACCGCTTTTGAATTACATGCGACTAAAGAGGGAGAAATGGTGTATACTCAGGAAGGATTTATTCGACACAACGAACCAACTTTAAGGTATTTATTGAATCAAAATTGAATGATACAGTTACAATTTATTTGCAATTAAGTTGGATCAAGTCTATTAATTGTAAGTTAAAATTTTATTGAATACTCGATTAGCAGAATATAAAAGCAATGCTGAGTAAGCACAAAGTAAATGCATATCTTTCATTATAATTTGAAGTAAACGATAATCACTTTATATAGACTAAGTAGAATGATTTAAATTGAATGTTCAATGAAACTATTTTTGTTCACTTTTTTTGTACTTCCTTTTCAGCTTTTATTCGCCCAGAATATAGATAGTATTCGCAATATTCTTGATAGTACCTATGCCAGTGCTCCTTTTTTTGGAACAATTTTAATAAGTAAGAATAATAAAGTAATTTTTGAAAAAAGCTACGGATATGCTGATGTAATTTCAAAGAAAAATTTGACAAAAGAAAACTCTTTTCAGATTGCCTCCATTTCAAAACAGTTTACCGCTTATGGAATAATGATTTTAAAAAGTAAAGGATTGCTTCAGTATGACAGTATGGTTTGCAAGTACCTTCCAACTTTTCCATACAAGAATATTACAATCAGGCATTTGTTAAACCATACATCCGGTCTTCCTAACTTTTGGGATGATATAAGAACCAAGATGGATACCACCAAATCCTTTGGCAACAATGAAGTTTTAACTTATTTAATTCAACATCAACTGCCCTTGCAGTATAATCCCGGAACAAAATTTCAGTATGCCGATATAGGGTATGATTTTTTAGCATTGGTAATTGAGCATGTTTCCGGAATGAGCTATCAAAAATTTATGCAGCAATTTATTTTCAAACCGCTAAAAATGAATAATACTTTCGCGCTGATGGTAACAGATATTCGGCGCATACAAAATAATCAATTAGCTTATGGACATGCGTTTGAAAATGGAACTTTTACACATGCCCACCTTCAACCCAAGTATAATTTTGTATCTTATTTAGGTGATTTTTATGGTGATGGTTCAGTGGTTAGCACTGCCAGAGATTTAGCAATTTGGGACGAAGCACTTAAGAAATGCAACTTGTTGCCCTGTGAAATTCAAAATGAGGCATTCGAAGTACCAACTTACAATGGTGAAATTATTTATGCCCGAACAAATCCAGACATTGCTTATGGCTTTGGTTGGTTTTTAAAGAATACACCATCCGGAAAATTGGTTTATCACAGTGGTGGTCATCCCGGGAACTCGCATGTAATGTACCGCTTGTTGGACAAGAATATCACCTTTATTTTTTTATCAAATGCTGAAACATCCAACTTAAAAGGATTACGAAACAGAATACTTCAAATGCTAAATTAGCTTAATTGTACAGAATAAACTCAATGAAAAGATTACAAATTAAGGCTTCTGTTAGTTTGTTGATTTGCGAGTTTAGAAAAGTGGAGTTTAATAATTGAAGTAGGAGCATTGTTAAATAGAATTTAAATACTAAGTAAGATGTTGAATATACCATTTCAAAAGATTGACTGGAGTACAATTGAAAAAGTTGAATATAAAGGAGAAAGTGGCAAAGCCCACTGGCAGACTTTGCTATTTGCCGGACTTCGATTGCGTATTGTAGAATATTCGGGCAGTTATGTTGCTGATCATTGGTGCAAAAAAGGGCATATTGTGCATTGTCTTGAAGGAGAGTTTATTTCAGAGTTGCAAAGCGGTGAAAAAATTAAACTAACGAAAGGAGATAGTTACGTAGTGTCGGATGATTTGAGTTCACATCGCTCGGTAACTAAAAATGGCACAAAGCTGCTGATTATTGATGGTGATTTTTTAAAGAGTAATTGAATTAGTGAATAAATCGAAAACAAAATTTTAAAACCAAAACACTTATGTCTAAAATTAACTTTTCAATTTTAGTAGCTTTCTTTATTTGCTTCACACTAACTGCAAATTCACAACAAAAGGAGTTTAATACTTATTATACTGAACTCCATAAGTTAAATCAGTTCAATGGAAATGTTTTGGTTGCAAAAGACAAGGCTATACTATTTCAAAATTCGTATAACATAACCGGAGTAAATGATAGCTTTAAGGTGGACCAACAAAGTAAATTTATTATTGCTTCTGTTTCCAAAGTGTTTATTAAAGTAGCAATACTAAAGTTAGCTGAGCTAGGAAAATTAAATCTCTCTGATAGCTTGGCTAAATTTTTACCTGATTTTCCGAATGCAAGTAAGATAACCGTTGAACAATTACTATTTCATAAATCGGGTCTGCCAAGAGAAATAAGCGATTACGAAAAGTATGATAAGTTGAGTTTAAAGCAAGCTATTGATATGGCCCGAAAAGAATCATTAGTATTTGAACCTAATACGCAAACTGCCTATTCAAACGTTGGATATTTTTTACTTCATTACATCATAGAAAAGGCTTCCGGAAAAAACTATTTTTCTTTCATGCAAGAAGATGTTTTCAGTAAGTTAAAATTGGAGAACACTTTTGAATACAATAATGCTGCAGATAAAAGCAATTTTGTTTTTGGTTTTACAAATGAAAATGACAGGATAGAAGCTACTGAAACAAAAACTATAAATCAGTTTGAAACTGGAAATATTATTACCACCATAAGCGATTTGTATAAATTCAGTCAAGAAATAATTTCTTCAAAGTTTATTTCAGAGAAGTCTAAAGCGGTTTTGTTTAAAAATGATAGCATGCTTGTGCAAGCAGGTGGTAGAAAGGGTTATAGAGCCTACTTAAGCATTAATTTAAAAAGCCGTACAACCATTATTTTTCTTTCCAATCAAACAAATATTCCATTTGAGGAAATCGTAAAGGCAAGCACTAGTATTAGTGAAAACAAGCCATTTCAACTTCCAAAAGTTATTTCAAGAAAGGAAATTGACTTGCCCACTGAAATTTTAAAAAAGTATGAAGGTGTTTTTGTTTCTAAGGAACATAAATTACACTATACACTAAAAGTAGTTGAGAAAAAATTAGTTATAATTGAACCCGATGATACACGCACTAAATTGTATGCTGAAGATGAAAACAATTTTTTCGACGACCCAAAATCAAGTGACAATTATACATTCATACAAAACGAAAAGGGTGAAATAACGACTTTGCAAATAGCTACTAGTGGAATAAAGTTTATTTTGAAAAAGGAGTAATTCAAAAATAAC encodes:
- a CDS encoding GNAT family N-acetyltransferase, with translation MNFNYYKATVADVETLVEKRILFSLELAGEQSEEAIQFLRKQMTNYFAKSIVDNSSISIIAKDKDTVAGIGSIHLREMPGNFKNPSGRWGYIMNMYTIPEYRRKGICKNILRILLEEGKKIGLTAFELHATKEGEMVYTQEGFIRHNEPTLRYLLNQN
- a CDS encoding beta-lactamase family protein, coding for MKLFLFTFFVLPFQLLFAQNIDSIRNILDSTYASAPFFGTILISKNNKVIFEKSYGYADVISKKNLTKENSFQIASISKQFTAYGIMILKSKGLLQYDSMVCKYLPTFPYKNITIRHLLNHTSGLPNFWDDIRTKMDTTKSFGNNEVLTYLIQHQLPLQYNPGTKFQYADIGYDFLALVIEHVSGMSYQKFMQQFIFKPLKMNNTFALMVTDIRRIQNNQLAYGHAFENGTFTHAHLQPKYNFVSYLGDFYGDGSVVSTARDLAIWDEALKKCNLLPCEIQNEAFEVPTYNGEIIYARTNPDIAYGFGWFLKNTPSGKLVYHSGGHPGNSHVMYRLLDKNITFIFLSNAETSNLKGLRNRILQMLN
- a CDS encoding DHCW motif cupin fold protein, encoding MLNIPFQKIDWSTIEKVEYKGESGKAHWQTLLFAGLRLRIVEYSGSYVADHWCKKGHIVHCLEGEFISELQSGEKIKLTKGDSYVVSDDLSSHRSVTKNGTKLLIIDGDFLKSN
- a CDS encoding beta-lactamase family protein, whose protein sequence is MSKINFSILVAFFICFTLTANSQQKEFNTYYTELHKLNQFNGNVLVAKDKAILFQNSYNITGVNDSFKVDQQSKFIIASVSKVFIKVAILKLAELGKLNLSDSLAKFLPDFPNASKITVEQLLFHKSGLPREISDYEKYDKLSLKQAIDMARKESLVFEPNTQTAYSNVGYFLLHYIIEKASGKNYFSFMQEDVFSKLKLENTFEYNNAADKSNFVFGFTNENDRIEATETKTINQFETGNIITTISDLYKFSQEIISSKFISEKSKAVLFKNDSMLVQAGGRKGYRAYLSINLKSRTTIIFLSNQTNIPFEEIVKASTSISENKPFQLPKVISRKEIDLPTEILKKYEGVFVSKEHKLHYTLKVVEKKLVIIEPDDTRTKLYAEDENNFFDDPKSSDNYTFIQNEKGEITTLQIATSGIKFILKKE